CAATGATGAGGGTTGTTCGATCTTTAAGTATCGTAGCCATATTCCGTTGTATTATTTTCTCGGATTCATTGTCTAATGCACTCGTCGCTTCGTCGAATATCAGAATACGTGGATTGCCAATCAATGCCCGTGCAATGGTAATACGCTGGCGCTGCCCACCGGATAGGCTTGCGCCCTTCTCCCCAACCTGTGTGTCGTACCCATTCGGGAATGTCATAATGAATTCGTGCGCTCCTGCAAGCATGGCGGCCGCCATTACCTCATCCATCGAAGCATCGGGAATTTGATAAGCAATATTTTCATGAATCGTTCCGCTAAAAAGCCCCGCTTCCTGCTGGACAACTCCAATCTGCTTACGAAGCGTCTCTGCCTGCACCTGCTTCAGATCATGCCCATCAATCCGGACCACGCCGCTGCTTGGCGCATATAGCTTAAGGAGTAAATTCGCCAATGTCGATTTCCCTGACCCGCTTCGCCCAACAATAGCAGTCGTTTGACCTGGAGCCATGTCGAAGGTAATGTTCTGCAATATATTCTTCCCGTCAGAATTATAGCGGAACGATACGCGTTCAAAAGTAATTGCCCCCGTAAGCTTCGGCAGCGCTGTCAGCCGGTTCAGATCGGCTTCCTCAACCTCCGTCTCGAAGACATCGTCAAGCCGCTCCAAGGCAATCCGTACGCCTTGAAACTCATCCCACATTCCGATTAGACCTAACGCCGCATTGGTAACGAGTGCAAACACCGCACTAAAAGCCATCAGCTCCCCGACGGTCATCTTATCCCCAATAATAAATACAGCCCCTGCATACAGTACGGTTATACCGCTTAAGGTTTGTAGCACTGTGGCGACAGAACCGGAGAAGATGTCGATTTTCCAACCCTTCATTTGTACAAAAGTAGATTGACGGAACCTCCCCTCCACCTTCTTCCTTACCTCGTCCTCGGCTGCGAGAGCTTTCACAGTGCGCATGGAGCCTATGGCTTCCACTAATACGTTCTGCAGTTCGACATCGGCTTGGAATTGCTTCCTGCTGTTACGCTTCATAAGAGGAGTCACGATCAGCGTAAGAGCAATGAAACAGGGAATAAACGCCAAGGCGATCCAAGCCAACGTAACGCTATAGCTAAACATAATGACCATGTATACGACGATCGTCATCACGTTCAATACAGCATTCATACTGTTCGTGACAAGAAATTGCCGGATGACCTGATTCTCCCCAGCGCGCGTCAAAATGTCTCCCACTTTCCGGGTAGCGAAATAACGCATGGGTAAGCGAAATACATGCCGATAAAAACTCATGATCATGTCGATGTCAATTTTAATGAATGTCCCCGCTATGACCCATTCCCTGATTGATTGAACGAGCATGGTAAGCAACGAGACCCCTAGCATAATGATCAGCATAATGCTCAGTTGATCATAGTTCTTGCCGACAAGCACGCGATCGATCACCTGCTGTGTAAACAGGGGGAGCGCCAGGTTAATGACCTGCAATAGCAAGGTCAACCATAAGAGATGGATCAGCGCTCTCTTGTGGGAGGCGAAAAAAGCCCAGTAGCGCTTGAATGAAGGTTTCGACTCTTCTTGAGTGAAGAAAGCTTCGACAGGCTTCAGAAACACCGTATTCAGTGTCCATCCTTTTAGAAAATCGTCATGCGAATAAGTCAATAACCCCACAGCCGGATCGGCCACGGTCACGAATCGTTCGTCTACTTTAACAACCACGACATAATGATTGCCTTTCCAATGGGCGATAGCCGGTAGCGTATGCTCGGCGAGTCCCTTCAAGCTGCTGCGGACCGCGTCCGCTTGAAAGCCGATCGATTCGGCTGTTTTGCACAGATTAAATAACGTGCTTCCCTCCAACCCGACTTGCGCTAGCTCCCTGAGCCGATGAATGCTCAAACGCTTGCCGTAATGCTCAGCGATCATCGTGAGGCAGGTTGGGCCACAGTCCATCTCACTTTGCTGAATGCGCACCGGGAACCGGTTCTTTAATCGCCAAGTCCTTCGCGCGCCGTACCGCTGCTGCTTCTCCTGTTCCGCTTCTTCTGCAAAAATTTCGGCAGCATTAACTTCGCTATCCTTCGCGTTAACGCTCGCTACCGCATTTAGAGTTGTTTCTGCACTCTGTAAATAAGCAGAAGCAATACCGATAATTGTTTCCCTAACCTTTGGATACTTAATAATCAACTTATCAAAGTCGCTCTTCGCCAGACTAAACACGGAAACCGCATCGTCCGCTATAACGCTGGCCTTACGAGGATCTCCGGTCAACAGCGCAAGTTCTCCGAAAAACTCCCCAGGCTTTATCGTATTAAGCTTGCGACCTCCTTCGCTATCCTTCCTTACGGAAGCCGTACCGGAACGAAGGATATAGAACGCATCTCCCGTCTCCCCTTCACTGACAATCGCTTGCCCGGGTGCATATTCCTTCATAGCCATAATATCAAGCAGCGAGCGCAGCTCCTGATGATGTAGCGGAGCAAACAGCGCCGTCCGCTTCAGAAATGTACGCATCGCATCATCAGCCAATTGTTCAAGTAAGTACACCCTCAATTCAGGGTGCGCGTCAATCATTCGCATAAACATTGTCCTGGATAACCTTAGAAGCTCAAGCTTCGCCGAAGCCCTCAGCGCATGCTCCTGAAATTGTTCATTCAACAGCGCTTCCTGTCCGAAATGCGAGCCCTCTTCTATTAATCCGAAATTAAGCTCTTTGCCATCCTCATCCTTACCAATCATTCGTACTTTGCCCGCCAAGATGAGATGAAACGACTCTGCTCTTTCTCCAGCTTCAATAATCGTGTCTCCCATATGGAAAGAAAGCCTCTCAAAGGAGGCAAATAGCTCCTCTTTCTCCTGTGGCGACAGCACCTGAAAAATAGGGATGGTATCCAAAACGATATGATGTAAATCGCGCATTCCTGTGCCTCCCGAACAATCAGCCTATTTACTTCCCTGCCAAATAGCCCCATAGCTTAATATCAACTTCTGATCTTTTTACAGCCTCGTTCAGCCACTCTTCATAAATCAAATTAGCAAGCTTAATCCTAAGCTCCTCCGTAAGTGAAGCCGGAATCACTTCCCAAACATACAGTAATCGATAGTAAGACCCGGTTGGAAAAGGCCCTCCCGATTGTCCTGCTTCCGAACTGAACACAAAAGACTCCTCTTCGCCGCTCATCTCAGATCGTCCAACCGCCCCGACGTAACCGCCGTCGTACTTGCTGCTACTGTTCAAACAATAGGTTTGCGCCAACTGATAGAACGGCTCGCCCTCTTCAAGCTGAAATAACAGCTCTTGCGCCTGCTCTCTGCTATCCACAATTAATTGAGAAAGAATCGCTTTATCGTAAGAGAGTCTATTTTTCAAATAGTAAGCGTCTATTCTGTCTTCCGTAACGATCCTCTTTACCTTCTCCGTCAGTAGCCGGGCTTTGGCCGACTCTAACAGATCTGCCGTCGTGAGCCCTCGCGCCTTGAGCCAAACCAACGTTTCAGCTACGCTGTATAACCCCAATTGCTGTCGCAGTTCATTAGCTTTGGCCTTCCATTCTTGCTCATCGATCGATATCTTGTGCAGTTCCGCATACTCCAGCGTAACGGCTCTTCGAATGCTATCTTCGACAGCAGAAAAACGCCCCTCCATGCACGCAAGCTTTAGTACATTGCGTAGACGCCATTCCGTACCGTTCACGTTAAATGCTACCAGCTCCATAACATCCATAATCATTCACCTCTTCGCTTTGAAATGGAAAAAACCTAACGATAGTTAGGTCTCTCCATTTTAACAACCTGTATTTAATAGAATCTATTCCTTGCTACAATTCGAGGTTATCGTTATAACTGGTGATTTAGTTTGCGCCGCGATTACGACCAGCCCTGGGTGGAGCAAACGGAAGAGGGCTTCTCGGGTCAATTAGCCCTACGCCGCCAGTTGTTTCTTTCAATTCTTCCTCCGTCAACGGCTTTTCCAAATTTTCAAGCTCGATTTCTTTTGGTTGTTCTTCATTAGACATTGTTATTATTTCTCCCTTCTTAATTTGATTTAATACATTAATAGTATCACCTTGCCTTTGCGCATCCTATTATCCGAAGGTATAGTAATGGTCGACTTTGGTATACCTTCATACTGTTAAGCATACTATGTTTTTTTCAAATAACTGTTAACCAGCTGCATTCGACTTTTGACATTCAGCTTCCGGAATGCCGCTGTCAAATGCTTCTTAACCGTTACTTCTGTAATATGCATATCCGCTGCAATTTCTTGATTCGTATAACCTTTCACCAGCAGAACGACCACTTCTTTTTCCCGCTCGGATAACATCTGCATACCATCATCCGACTGCTTGGAATGATCTACAAGACCGAAGGACGCTATCATTTTGTTCAAATAACTCTGCAGCTTGCCACTCCTCGTATCGAGAACGTAATAGGGTGCAGGAGCGTTAATGTCATATTCGTAATGTGCAACGTTTTTCGCCTGCTCGCACCCTAAGCTAAGGTGGAAATCCTTTAAGAAGGGAATATCCGGAGGAGCAGCCACGACATAATCGGAGGAAGTAAGCAGTGAGATGAACGTTAGCCCTGCAGTTGTACGTATCGCCACGTCCTCCAAATCCGCCACATCGATCGTTCTCACAAAATAACCCGCATTATGTTCCTTCGGCACCCGGAGTTCCTTCAGCTTATGATCCGACAAGCTTTGAAAATAAGCGGATGACAGCGGGTGAGTTTGCAGGTAATCAAGCGTCCCTATATGAATCGGAATGATTGCCGTCATACCGCATATTGCCCCCTGCTGATCTCTCATCAGCTTTACTATGCCAGGATCAAGCTCGTAAAGCTCTTGAAGATGAATATGCTTAACCGAATATAGACTTTCTTCTTTAGAAATCCTATACTCCAGCCTCTCGCCCGTGTCGGGGTTCTGAAAAGGAAAGCATACTTCCTTCGGGTTAATGTGACGATTGTCCAGATACTGCTCCGCCTCCGCCCAATTGGACGGATTCAACGTCTCCATGACATACGGAGTCGATTTCTGAAAACTGAAATGGCGGACAACATGATCGCCGGTATAATAGTACCATTCGACACCTTCCCAAGTGATCGCCTTCGTCTTGGGTAGTTTAATCATCTTGTTATAGTAAAACATGATACAGCGCTTCGATAACAAGTCGTAATGTTCAGGCTGGCGCAAACGTAGCTCATAGGCGATGGCATCCCGCATCAAATCATGAAGGATCCAACCTCTCTCTACTCTCCGAATGAAGGAAAGTCCGACCAGCCTTTGGAATAAATCTGTCTTTACCTGTCGATCCAATACATAAGAGAGAAACTCCTGGTTAAAATGCCGGAGTACAGCTACGGTCTCCACGAGCTCCCTGAGGTCTTCATTTGGAACCTCTGTTAGCCAAATACTCACAATATGTTTAAACACTTCGGTTCCATCCACCAATGCCAAGCTCTGAATGTTCTGAACCATCGTTGTAGAGACGATTAAGGACAACGTGAGCGGATGTCCTCTCGTTTTCATCCAAATTTGTTTGATCATTGATTCCTGAGAAATGTCCGAGCGCTCCAAATACTGCTTAACAGAGGAATAATCCAGATCACCGATCGGCATCCGGTGTATCCAATGGCGCCATGCCGGAGAACTGAGCCATAACCCTTGTAGGGGAAATCTTCCTGCAATGAGAATAAGGATGTCCGGGTGTAACCTTGGGAGAAATGCCTCTCTCAGCCAGATCTCCATATCAACCATGCCCTCGAATGTGTCTAAAGCAAGGACAAGCTTCTGTTTCATCGACTTTGCTCTAAGAATGTCATGGCATAGCTCTAGAAGCGCCTGCGGATCAGCAATCTGATGTAGCTTCTCCTTCGGATAGCCGAGCATACGTAATAATTGATTGCAGAAGTCCTGTGGTGTATGCGAGAACCCGCGGCTGTCCATCAACAGAAATATCGCACCCAAATTCACCGTTAGCCGGCGGAACTCGTCGATCAAATAGCTTTTTCCTACTCCTCCGGTACCATAGAGATTCAGCATCCGCCCTTGCTGTCCGCCCACTGTCAGTTGCTGCAGAAAATACTGAATTTCGATCTCCCGTCCTACCAAATAATGCCGTTCCAGCTGATCAATCTGGACAGCTATGCGTTCCTCAGGAACGCCGACCTTCACCAATCCAATGTACATAGGATTTACCTACCTTCGAATTACAGATACAAATCCTTGCCTGACAGTTGGCATTCCACACGGGCTAATTGATTGCTGAATTACTCACTCCTTCTATCTTAATAGAAGTAATCTATACTTTTCTTAATGAAATCTTAATGAATTTCAAATATTGTGTATTTCCCAATTTTTTATTGTTATGATTTGATCGTAATCATGATTGGCGGGTCGGCTTCATGCTATTTACGGAGGAGGAATGATTCACCATTAATAAAATTCTAATAGTAGATGATGAACCCGAAATTCGTCAGTTAATTCGGATGCATTTAGAACAAGCTGAGCTTCAAGTTATTGAAGCAACTTCAGGACGACAAGCTATTCGATACTTACAGGAATATCCCATAGAATTATTGATACTGGACCTCATGATGGATGATGGCAACGGGTTTGAAGTACTGCAATATTTACGAAAAGAAAATGCTGGACCTTTAGTAATTGCGCTTAGTGCAAGACGAGAAGTGCAAGACAAAATCTTGACGCTCGGACTAGGTGCAGATGATTATGTCACAAAGCCATTTAGCCCAGTGGAATTGGTTGCTCGTGTGCAAGCCCAGTTAAGAAGACATCGCCCTCATTCCTCTTATCCCGCCAAGATTCTACGTTTAAATAAATTAGTGCTGGATATCGATAATTATTGTTTACGAAATGATGGAAAATCGTTTACCGTAACTCCGGTAGAATGCCGACTTTTAGAATTGTTCATGCAAAATCCAGACCGCGTTTTAACCAAAAGAGAAATTTACAAGCATGTTTGGAATCATGAAAATTTTGATGATAACAATTTAAGTGTATTTATAAGCAAGCTAAGAAGCATTCTTGAACCCACAGAGGGCTCACTTCATTACCTTCATACTATACGCGGGATCGGTTACAGATTCTCAGGAGATGGACAATGAAAAATCGAACAAAGCTTTGGCTGCTTATGCTTATTAGTGCAATCATTAGTATTCTTTTGTTTACTTCCATTAGCCTTGTTATAGGTAAAGGCGCTAAGGGTTATGGCTTGAACAGCCTGAACGCCATCGGGCATGAAGTTATTGATGCGGTTGCAAAGCATCAAGCTTTTCATGTCAAAAACATAACGCCAATACTAGATAACTTTCATAGCAAATATCCTGAAATTCGCTATGAATGGGTTTCAGCAGATGGATCGACGACATATGATACGTTCGGAGAAAAGAAGACTTATAATTTTGGTCAGCTTGCAGACCGATTGCGTTATATGCCTCAGAGCTTATGGGGGGTCGACGAAATAGTCACGCTTGTTTTTTCCATTAGCCAAGGTGACCAACCCTATTATTTGCTCATCAGCTTGTCCAGTAACGATATGAAAAGAGGGCAAGTTTTTATTTTCATGCGCGGCTTTAAGGTCTTCGCTAATCTTATGATTCCATTAGTCGTTGCTTTATTAATTCCTTATCTGCTATCTCTATGGTTTTTCTCTTCCATAAACAAACGCATTAATAAGCTCAACCATGCTCTAGGGCAGCTTAACCTCAAAAGTGAAATCACCGTACTAGAGAATACGAACAAGGATGAGATTGGCCAGCTCACTGCGCATTATAATGCCATGGCTCGCCGTATTCAGAATCAGGGTGAACAAATCAAGCAATTTGACGCCAGGCGAAATCTGCTGCTGTCTAATCTCTCCCATGATCTGCGCACCCCATTAACGATGATTTTAGGCTACGCAGAAACGATTCGCGCTGGATTGTATAAGGATGAGATGGAATTGCAAGCGAGTGCCAAGGTTTTGCTGCATCGCTCTCGTTATATCGATAAGCTGCTAGATCAATTGTTAGATATTACTCGGCAGGATGAGGGGAATTTAGAGCTTCATGTTGAATCGCATAATCTATCTGAAATGATGCGGAAAGTGGCTGCAGATTACCTGATGTTTCTTGAGGGGCAAAACTTCACTGTTGAAATAAATATCCCTGACGAGGATATCCATGCCTGGGTTGATGCCTCCCTGATCGAACGCGCGCTGCGAAACCTGTTGGATAACGCGATTCGTTACGGATCAGAGGGCCATTATCTTGAGATTGGGCTTACAGAAAAGGATGATTCCCTATTCATGACGGTTATTGATCGAGGACGCGGAATTCCCTATCAGGACCAAAAGCATGTTTTCGAAAGATTCTATCGTGTCGATGGAAGCAGAAAAGGCGAAGGGCTCGGCATCGGACTATCTATTGTCCAAGAAATCATTGCCCTCCATGGTGGATCCATTACCTTGAAGAGTTTCCCTTTTGAAAGGACAGTATTCAAGATCCAGCTGCCAAACCATTAGTGTGGACAATCCCCATGCATTTATAATTTAACTCCCGCTCCAATATCGGCAACTATCCGACAACTTATCCCACAATGACTGGCTAATACCCGCTTTGTGGGATAATAAAGTAACTTTAGTGGACTCACAGTACTCTAACGCCCTCGTAACCACTCAAAAAGTAACATTAGTGAACACCCAGTGCTCTATCACCCCTGCCAGCGAGTAAAAAGTAACATTAGTGAATCCACAGTTCTCTATCACCCCCACCAGCCCGTAAAAAGTAACATTAGTGAACCCACAGTTCTCTATCACCCCAGCCAGCGCAAAAAAAGTAACATTAGTGAACCCACAGTTCTCTAACGCCCTCGGCACAGCTCAAAAAGTAACAATAGTGAACGCCCAGTGCTCTATCACCCCTGCCAGCGAGTAAAAAGTAACATTAGTGAACCCACAGTTCTCTATCACCCCAACCAGTCCGACAAAGCTGTCGTAAACAACAATTTTATTTTGGCATATGATCGAAAATGTAATTTGAATTACAAATTGGATGATCGCTTTGTTTTATACTACGTGAAGGCACAATCAATAGATTAATAGCGGAGTGAACGGCGAAGGGATGATCGTGTGCGAGGTATAGTGATGCTTCTCATGAGCGTTGCCATCGCCTCCTTCCTGTTCATATCCTCGGGGATTGGAGAGTTTCAACTATGGCAGAATTATTAAAAATTAGAGGCAGTGTATTTATCGGTGGAATGCTCTATTTACCGCCTATTCAGGATCCGTCCACAGGTTTGATTTATGAATATCAAGGGGATGCTAGGGAATTCACGCCTCACGCTGTGAACACCGGGCGTTGCCGCGTAGAGCAGGAGGTCGTAATCGACTTCGTCAAACAGAGGATTGCTACATTCGCCAATACGGGTGTCACTGTCCTTAAATTGACGACTCCAGATGGTACGGTCGAGTTCAAACGAGGCAAAGCCTCTACAGAAGGCATTCTAGTTGAAAACGAAACGTGGACTGAGGATGCAGTATCCTTAACCATGCGTGCGAGCGCAGGCAATCCCCTTCACCCAGATGCCCCAACGGTTGACTATTCTCTACAAATTATCGCCTATAAGAATGGCGAAGTGCAGATAAAGGGCAGCCATGACGGGTTTCCATGCTACGAATTTTATAAACAATTGGATTATGGGGACTTTCAATTGCTTCACGCCCATGATTTCAGGAAGACGGGAGATACTCCAGCCGCAATGGCCGGGGAAATGGAATATCATTTTGAATGTTAATCGTATACCCCCCTATTGACAGCACAATGTGTCCTAAAGAAACCACCGAATTTTTAATCGCCTTAACATACATCCCTCTAGGCATGCCCATTTAAAAGGGTTATCCTTCAACCAGTTGAATAAACCTACCGATTGAAGAATAACCCTCACCTCAAAATTGTTATTAATTTTTATGTTACCTACTCTTTTGCGCCAATACTTTCAGAAGAACGGTAACAGCCTCTGCTCTTGTCGTTCCAGCATCAGGCTCGAATTTATTCGCTCCTTTTCCATTAATAAAGCCAAACTTTCTGACGGCTGAGACGGCGCCTTTCGCCCATGCCGGAATAGCTTTGTCGTCCACAAAGTCGGTTGAGGAGTTCGCTTCTAACGATAGACCAGTTGCATTAGCAATAATCATTGCCATCTCTGCGCGAGTAATGACTGCATCCGGACGGAAGGACCCATCTGCATTGCCTTTTATATATCCAGCTTGCACGGCTTGGGCCACTGCGCCCTTCGCCCATGACCCAATTTTGTCCACATCAGTGAATGCCAGCGATGCGCTTGTATCTGATCCTTGAGGCTTTAACGTATTCATCAGCATCACTGTAAATTCCGCCCGTGTCACGATGCGATTCGGTCTGAACGTTCCATCTAGATAACCGGTAACAATTCCGCTTTCTATAGCTTGCTTGATCGCAGTCTCCGCCCAATGTCCGTCAATGTCGCTCAAATGTTTCGTCGGTCCGGGATGTTCTTGTTCATTCAATGATTGACCTGTGGCAAATACAGCAAACTTCGCAAAGTGATTGACCTTTACCGTAATTTGATTACCGGTTATTAATCCTCCAATCACTTCTATCCAGCTCTTTTTCACTTCATCATAATAGAAGACAGCCGCCGTTTGGCCACTCTTCAAGCTGGCAGGATCAAACGCAAAGGAAATCGAGACCGGATTATTAAAGTTTTCCCTGAAATTTTTCATGATCTCATATATCGCAGTAACCAGAACTTCATTTTTCGTAAGAAGATTTTGCGTGTCCGTCAATTTGGTGATCGTTATTTTCAACTCTTTATCGGTAGCATTAGCCGGTATTGAGACAAAGATTTCCTTCTCCAAACTAACCTCTCCCGCTTTACCTGCCGGAACCGTAAGCTTCCCATCCGTCGAGCTTACATCCTGTTCGCTTGGAAACGTAAAACCGCCGCCGTATGATGGTGGTGCCGCATTCACGGAAACCGTGTACGTTACTTTCGTAGTGCCATCCTGCGCTACTACAATTACCTTGTTACCAGAAATTAAAGTGGTTGCTACAATCGTTCCGTCGGCATCATAGATTTCAAAAGTCGCACCTGCTGCCTGTGTGATCGCTGCCTTCAAAGCAGCTATCGTTGTCCCGTACGGAATATTCGAGATGCTTTCATTCCCCGTTCCTCCCACAGTTACTGTCCCTATGGTAGATGTTATCGTGGCAACATGGCTTAACGCCGCACTATGCGTCACAGTTACTACCCAGTTCTGCTTAGTACCATCCTGTGCAATAACGATATATGTCACTGGAGATGTGAAATCGTTCTTCGTCGTTCTGCTCACTTGAGCTGTAGTGCCGACCTGTGCCGAGGCTCCTGCGGACAATGCGAACGTCGCTACCAACTCTCTTACATCCGTGCCGTGAGGAACGGTTATCGCGATATTCGTTCCGTTAATCGTACCCAACACAGGTGGTGTCAGCTCCGCAAAGCCAAAGGCTGTCACATCCTTCGCGCTGCTTGGGGCTGCCGTTACGGTTACCGTGTACGCTTTCGTCGTCCCATCCTGTGCAGTGACGATATATGTCACCGGAGATGTAAAATCATTCTTCGTCACACCACTCACTTGCGTTGTGGTACCCACCTTAGCCGAGGCTCCTGCGGATAACGTGAACGTCGCTACCAGCCCTCTTACATCCGTGCCATGAGGAACGATTAATGAAATGTTCGTACCGTTAATTGTACCCGCCACCGGTGGTGTCAACTCCGCAAAGCCAAAGGATGTCACATCCTTCGCGCTACTCGAAGCTTCTGTTACGGTTACTGTGTATGCTTTCGTCGTGCCATCCTGTGCAGTGACGGTATATGTCACCGGAGAAGTGAAATCGTTCCTCGTCGCACCACTCACTTGAGCTGTAGTGCCGACCTGCGCCGAGGCTCCTGCGGATAACGTGAACGTCGCTACCGACTCTCTTACATCCGTGCCGTGAGGAACGGTTAGCGTGATATTCGTACCGTTAATCGCACCCGCCACTGGTGGTGTCAGCTCCGCAAAGCCAAAGGATGTCACATCCTTCGCGCTACTCGAAGCTTCTGTTACGGTTACTGTGTATGCTTTCGTCGTCCCATCCTGTGCAGTGACAATATATGTCACCGGAGATGTGAAATCGTTCGTCGTCGTTCCGCTCACTTGGGCTGTAGTGCCGACCTGTGCCGAGGCTCCTGCGGATAACGTGAACGTGGCCTTCAACCCATTCGGATTGGTGCCATTCTTCACTTCAATCGTTACCGTATTCGTGGTTGTATTGATCGTTGCTGGTTTGCTTTGCGCAACGAAGCTGAATGCAGTGATATCATTGGCACTACTCGGCGGCGCAACAGTCACGGTAACCAACCAGTTTCGCGTTGTACCGTTCTCCGCTTTCACGATATAAGTGACCGGGTTCGTA
This portion of the Cohnella abietis genome encodes:
- a CDS encoding LuxR C-terminal-related transcriptional regulator; this encodes MYIGLVKVGVPEERIAVQIDQLERHYLVGREIEIQYFLQQLTVGGQQGRMLNLYGTGGVGKSYLIDEFRRLTVNLGAIFLLMDSRGFSHTPQDFCNQLLRMLGYPKEKLHQIADPQALLELCHDILRAKSMKQKLVLALDTFEGMVDMEIWLREAFLPRLHPDILILIAGRFPLQGLWLSSPAWRHWIHRMPIGDLDYSSVKQYLERSDISQESMIKQIWMKTRGHPLTLSLIVSTTMVQNIQSLALVDGTEVFKHIVSIWLTEVPNEDLRELVETVAVLRHFNQEFLSYVLDRQVKTDLFQRLVGLSFIRRVERGWILHDLMRDAIAYELRLRQPEHYDLLSKRCIMFYYNKMIKLPKTKAITWEGVEWYYYTGDHVVRHFSFQKSTPYVMETLNPSNWAEAEQYLDNRHINPKEVCFPFQNPDTGERLEYRISKEESLYSVKHIHLQELYELDPGIVKLMRDQQGAICGMTAIIPIHIGTLDYLQTHPLSSAYFQSLSDHKLKELRVPKEHNAGYFVRTIDVADLEDVAIRTTAGLTFISLLTSSDYVVAAPPDIPFLKDFHLSLGCEQAKNVAHYEYDINAPAPYYVLDTRSGKLQSYLNKMIASFGLVDHSKQSDDGMQMLSEREKEVVVLLVKGYTNQEIAADMHITEVTVKKHLTAAFRKLNVKSRMQLVNSYLKKT
- a CDS encoding peptidylprolyl isomerase, which gives rise to MDVMELVAFNVNGTEWRLRNVLKLACMEGRFSAVEDSIRRAVTLEYAELHKISIDEQEWKAKANELRQQLGLYSVAETLVWLKARGLTTADLLESAKARLLTEKVKRIVTEDRIDAYYLKNRLSYDKAILSQLIVDSREQAQELLFQLEEGEPFYQLAQTYCLNSSSKYDGGYVGAVGRSEMSGEEESFVFSSEAGQSGGPFPTGSYYRLLYVWEVIPASLTEELRIKLANLIYEEWLNEAVKRSEVDIKLWGYLAGK
- a CDS encoding peptidase domain-containing ABC transporter, producing MRDLHHIVLDTIPIFQVLSPQEKEELFASFERLSFHMGDTIIEAGERAESFHLILAGKVRMIGKDEDGKELNFGLIEEGSHFGQEALLNEQFQEHALRASAKLELLRLSRTMFMRMIDAHPELRVYLLEQLADDAMRTFLKRTALFAPLHHQELRSLLDIMAMKEYAPGQAIVSEGETGDAFYILRSGTASVRKDSEGGRKLNTIKPGEFFGELALLTGDPRKASVIADDAVSVFSLAKSDFDKLIIKYPKVRETIIGIASAYLQSAETTLNAVASVNAKDSEVNAAEIFAEEAEQEKQQRYGARRTWRLKNRFPVRIQQSEMDCGPTCLTMIAEHYGKRLSIHRLRELAQVGLEGSTLFNLCKTAESIGFQADAVRSSLKGLAEHTLPAIAHWKGNHYVVVVKVDERFVTVADPAVGLLTYSHDDFLKGWTLNTVFLKPVEAFFTQEESKPSFKRYWAFFASHKRALIHLLWLTLLLQVINLALPLFTQQVIDRVLVGKNYDQLSIMLIIMLGVSLLTMLVQSIREWVIAGTFIKIDIDMIMSFYRHVFRLPMRYFATRKVGDILTRAGENQVIRQFLVTNSMNAVLNVMTIVVYMVIMFSYSVTLAWIALAFIPCFIALTLIVTPLMKRNSRKQFQADVELQNVLVEAIGSMRTVKALAAEDEVRKKVEGRFRQSTFVQMKGWKIDIFSGSVATVLQTLSGITVLYAGAVFIIGDKMTVGELMAFSAVFALVTNAALGLIGMWDEFQGVRIALERLDDVFETEVEEADLNRLTALPKLTGAITFERVSFRYNSDGKNILQNITFDMAPGQTTAIVGRSGSGKSTLANLLLKLYAPSSGVVRIDGHDLKQVQAETLRKQIGVVQQEAGLFSGTIHENIAYQIPDASMDEVMAAAMLAGAHEFIMTFPNGYDTQVGEKGASLSGGQRQRITIARALIGNPRILIFDEATSALDNESEKIIQRNMATILKDRTTLIIAHRLSTIRNADRILVLDQGVIAESGTHEQLMMDKGLYHMLVSQPLE
- a CDS encoding sensor histidine kinase, with the protein product MKNRTKLWLLMLISAIISILLFTSISLVIGKGAKGYGLNSLNAIGHEVIDAVAKHQAFHVKNITPILDNFHSKYPEIRYEWVSADGSTTYDTFGEKKTYNFGQLADRLRYMPQSLWGVDEIVTLVFSISQGDQPYYLLISLSSNDMKRGQVFIFMRGFKVFANLMIPLVVALLIPYLLSLWFFSSINKRINKLNHALGQLNLKSEITVLENTNKDEIGQLTAHYNAMARRIQNQGEQIKQFDARRNLLLSNLSHDLRTPLTMILGYAETIRAGLYKDEMELQASAKVLLHRSRYIDKLLDQLLDITRQDEGNLELHVESHNLSEMMRKVAADYLMFLEGQNFTVEINIPDEDIHAWVDASLIERALRNLLDNAIRYGSEGHYLEIGLTEKDDSLFMTVIDRGRGIPYQDQKHVFERFYRVDGSRKGEGLGIGLSIVQEIIALHGGSITLKSFPFERTVFKIQLPNH
- a CDS encoding winged helix-turn-helix domain-containing protein, with the protein product MLDIDNYCLRNDGKSFTVTPVECRLLELFMQNPDRVLTKREIYKHVWNHENFDDNNLSVFISKLRSILEPTEGSLHYLHTIRGIGYRFSGDGQ
- a CDS encoding DUF3238 domain-containing protein; this translates as MAELLKIRGSVFIGGMLYLPPIQDPSTGLIYEYQGDAREFTPHAVNTGRCRVEQEVVIDFVKQRIATFANTGVTVLKLTTPDGTVEFKRGKASTEGILVENETWTEDAVSLTMRASAGNPLHPDAPTVDYSLQIIAYKNGEVQIKGSHDGFPCYEFYKQLDYGDFQLLHAHDFRKTGDTPAAMAGEMEYHFEC